From a single Polyangium spumosum genomic region:
- a CDS encoding sigma-70 family RNA polymerase sigma factor: MFVCMGLLLPFLHHASDAFLRFYAAHILTVLGILARMGVRKADVNDLAQLVFVKVYKNLDKVPSTGVKDWLEMICEQQAAEHYRLYRHRFETPEADVGVDVPSDENPHERFEHHELDQVVKRVLKTMDAKLVDVLVRAEFNGESLPKIAAALGVSRNTAQARLVEAKDVFRRRVKKLFGRDFTPFMLLPFGLDTVFRPEDLTPDFIEKARHEVWRRVARELGFDEVLPPVLPPCPSPPSEPPASGKRLIQMIAPRGSGPVARATAKSVLERLIKHPLFLVGVGALGGGGAVALWPHDESPAARHAVPMVLSVVVDESGRGESSSVVALPATPGPSPTVVVVAPPRAAPAAVPLNDPETTNLEQAREMLSRGQFAEALSTLRQHEQDYRGSHHAAVRNKYIAAALEGLRQNEQKSGSTP, encoded by the coding sequence GTGTTCGTCTGTATGGGGCTCCTCCTCCCGTTCCTGCATCACGCGAGCGACGCGTTCCTTCGCTTCTATGCGGCGCACATCCTGACCGTTCTCGGAATCCTGGCTCGGATGGGCGTGCGCAAGGCGGACGTCAACGACCTCGCGCAGCTCGTCTTCGTGAAGGTCTACAAGAACTTGGACAAGGTCCCATCCACGGGGGTGAAGGACTGGCTCGAGATGATCTGCGAGCAGCAGGCTGCCGAGCACTACCGCCTCTACCGCCACCGCTTCGAGACTCCCGAGGCAGACGTCGGCGTGGACGTGCCCAGCGACGAGAACCCGCACGAGCGCTTCGAGCATCACGAGCTCGATCAGGTCGTCAAACGCGTGCTCAAGACCATGGACGCGAAGCTCGTCGATGTACTGGTCAGGGCCGAGTTCAACGGGGAGTCGCTGCCGAAGATCGCCGCGGCGCTCGGGGTCTCGCGCAACACGGCGCAGGCCAGGCTCGTCGAGGCCAAGGACGTCTTCCGGCGCAGGGTGAAGAAGCTGTTCGGCCGGGACTTCACGCCCTTCATGCTGCTGCCTTTCGGCCTCGATACTGTCTTCCGCCCGGAGGACCTCACGCCCGACTTCATCGAGAAGGCACGGCACGAAGTCTGGCGCCGCGTCGCCCGCGAGCTCGGCTTCGACGAGGTGCTTCCTCCCGTCCTGCCGCCGTGCCCGTCGCCGCCTTCCGAACCGCCGGCTTCGGGCAAGCGGCTTATCCAGATGATCGCGCCCCGGGGCTCTGGGCCTGTTGCTCGGGCCACGGCGAAGTCGGTGCTCGAGCGCCTCATCAAGCACCCGCTCTTCCTGGTCGGCGTCGGCGCCCTGGGTGGGGGTGGCGCGGTGGCGCTCTGGCCCCACGACGAGTCGCCTGCTGCGCGGCATGCGGTGCCGATGGTGCTCTCCGTCGTGGTCGACGAGAGCGGGCGTGGTGAGAGCTCCTCAGTCGTCGCGCTTCCGGCCACCCCCGGACCGAGCCCCACCGTGGTTGTCGTCGCGCCCCCGCGCGCCGCGCCCGCCGCCGTGCCCCTCAACGACCCGGAGACGACAAACCTCGAACAAGCCCGGGAGATGCTCTCGCGCGGGCAGTTCGCCGAGGCGCTCTCCACGCTGCGACAACATGAACAGGACTACCGGGGCAGTCATCACGCGGCGGTCCGGAACAAGTACATCGCCGCGGCGCTCGAGGGCCTGCGGCAGAATGAGCAGAAGAGCGGCAGCACGCCCTGA